The genomic stretch TGGCCAGATGATAACAATGGCACAGGGAAACCATCGAACAGCATATACGATGGAAAAACCGTAACCGGTACACTGATTATTTCTCCTTCGGGATCGTTATCAGAACGTCACCGGGGATCATGATCGTCCGCAAACGGTCGAAATTTCTGCCGATTTTGCTTGAACCGGACAGTTCCCAGAGCGAGGTCTTCAACCGCCGGAGGGCCAAAACGGAGGTTATCCAGCCCTGCGTCCAGCCTGTCTCCGTGCTCCAGACTCCCCAGCCCGCATCGGAATTGCTCCCCCAGTGCTCCCACCGCTCGAAATCGAACGCCCTGAACCATGCGCCGTCGAGCTCAGGATGAGCTTCGCTCCTCACCTGTATGCGGCAGAGAAAATCCGCCAGCCGGTTCTCCGTTTCACGGTATAGGGTATCCCCGGTTGCCTCGGCCGCCTCGTGCAGCCCGAGGAAGGCAAAATTTGTCGTGTACAGCATATCCGCCAGCGGATCGCCGTTCTGCTGTATCAGGGAGGCCTCGCCCTTGCCGTAATCGGCATTCGATGCGGGAGGACCGTACTGTCCTTTCCCGGAGCCGATTTCTTCGCGTATGGCCCCGCACGGCGCCTGGTACTTCAGGAGTTCCCCTGTCATAATTTTGAGCCATTGACGGTGCTCCGGCGTATCATCCACGCGCACGAGCCATGCGAGCGGCAGGATCATCCGCGCCCGCTCCTGCTGGATGCCGTTCGTCCATACCCACGAATCGGGATAGGCTTTCATGGTCATGGCAATGGCCGTTTTCGCCCGGTTCAGGAAAAGTTCATATCCCGTGTGGCGGTATGCCCAGAGATAGCAGGCCCAGAGGTATGCCTGATAATGGGGAGAGTAACTTATGGTCTGATCGGCGAAATAGCTTTGCCAGCCGTTTTTGACAAGTTCGTCTTCATCGATCCGGTTTTTACGGAAACCCAGTGTTCCCGTAGTTCGCAGATTCGCCATCAGGCATCTCGTGACAGCTTCGTCCCAGCGGTCGGTTTTGAGCACCGCCGAAGCGGCGATAATTCCGAGCAGCGACCGTGCGTTGTCGTCACCGTAATAGACGCCGTAACCGTCAAGGTCCCGCCAGTAGTTTTCGACATCGTTCCAGCCGAACAGCCCGTACGAAGGATTCCCGGAGTCGGCGCGGCTGCCCTGAGACATGATTGATTTCAGGCACAGCCAGTCACAGATATGTTCCGCCGTTCCGCGGTAACGGGATTCGTCCAGAGCCAGACCAGCCAAAGCCATTGCGCCGGCCGTTTCTGCGTTGCAGTCGTTGCGGCGCCACCAGCGAACGGGCTGGGTGCCGTCACGCCAAATGCTCGAACAGAATCCCTCGAGAACCCCGAGGCTGCCGTCCCCGACCGGCCGTTCCGCTCCGGGCATCGGCCCGATGCGGTCACTCCATGTCCGCGCATCGACGGTATAGAGATTCTCCCAGGACGGATGGATCAGCAGCCGCGCGTTGAAAAACCAGTCGATACCGCGGCGGAGCGCCTGAACCTCGATTTCTGCGGGAAGCCGTGATTCTCCGGTAAATGACGGCCGGACGGCCGGTGTCCACTCTACCGGAGGTATAGAATTTTCAGGTCGTAGCCATCGGAGTATCCATGTCCAGATCGTCTCCCATTTTTCCGATGGCGCATAACGAGCGGTGATACAGGCGCTCAGCTTTGTTGTGGACACGAGCACGTTTTTTCCGGGAAGTTCGAACAGCACGGGATAAACCGTCGTTCCTTCGAGGCCGAATACCGCGCGGTCGAATCCCGCCACCTTCGCGATAACGATGAGCGGATGTGGAGCCTCCATTTCGAGAAAACGGCAGCCATGGAGGTAGAGGATATCCATTGCCGATACTCCGGCGCCGAATGCCCCGGCTGTCACCACACCGCGTTCGAGCGAGGTATCCCGCGGTTTCCCCACAGCGATGCCCGGGAGCGAGGAGGGATATTCGACATACAGCCGGAGATTCTTTTTCGCCGCCGTTTCATAAACTTCCTGCCCGACAGGGGTCGGCTCGTCCGGATATCCGTCCGCAAGAATGAGCACACCGGAGCCTGCAGGCGCCGACCGCACCGCATCGAGAGCGGTATCATACCGCGCTGTTTCTTTCATGCGTCCGGCAACGACATGGTACAGATCGTTATCCTCGCGGCAGACAAAAACAAGCGACGGACCGCGGCGAACTGTCTGTACGGTTTCTCCGTAGATGATCGTCTGAAACACGATAAACGCCGATATGACACCGACTGCAACACACATAAAACGAATTCCGTTTCTCACTGTTCGACTCCGGATTTATTGTGCGTTTCTCTATTTCTCGAACCTGACCTTTCGGGTATCCTGCTCGATTCCGGTCGGACGGGTCAAAGGCTCGTACAACTCCGGGCGGCGGGTGCGAATCCACCGTCTCCCGGTCGATTTCTCCTGAAGGGAAGCATCGAGATCGGCAACCACCATATCGTCCCCGGCTTTCCATGTCTCGGTGATGATACGGCCGTAGGGATCGAGAACCATCGCATTTCCGGTGCGGATTTCATCATCGTCCACTCCGACTCCGTTGCTGAAAACGAGGAACAGCCCGTTGTCGTGGGCGCGGGCAGGGAGCCAGCGCATGAGCCAGCCCCGTCCCTTGTCGCCGCGGAGCTCGTCCTCGATCGCACGGGGGTCGCTGTGACGGTTGTGCCAGAGCGCGGGATCGACAAGCCCCATGGCATAAGGACTCGCAGTCTTGCAGCCGCCGGTCTGGTGCGGAGCGAGGAGGATTTCGGCACCCATGAGCGCTGTTACACGGACGTTTTCGCCGATGTTGTTGTCGTAGCAGATCAGCACACCCACGCGGCATCCGTGCGGGGTATCGAATACCGTGTATTCCGAACCGGACGACATGTGTTCGCTGATAAAACAGTGAATCTTGCGGTGACGGCGGCATTGACCGTCCGGCATGGCCACAACATAGGTGTTGTAGAGCTTTCCGTCGTCAGCGATTTCAACGAGTCCTGCACCGATGGTCATCCGGTAAAAACGGGCAAGAGAAAGCAGCTCCTGCGAGGAAGGCCCCTCGAATATCGGCTCCGCCAGAGCCGCAAGCTCATCTTTCGTCAGTTTTCTGAGAAACCAGTAGCCTGTTATGCAGCATTCGGGGAATACGATGATCTCCGCCTCACGGCGCGACGCTTCCTCGGTGAAGTGACGGATTTTCCGGAAATTTTCCTGCTTGTCTCCCGAAGTATGTTCGAACTGCACCGAAGCGACACGAATATTTTTCATGAACGCACCTTTCGACGACAATTACCTTATGGTCTCATATCACCGGAGAGCTGTCCGGTCAAAACAGAAGATAGAAGAACTCTTTCTTTTTTTCCCTTGTTACTTGTGCCTTATGCCTTGTGCCTTATGCCTTCTTAATGCCCGCTTTACCCAACATCGCAC from bacterium encodes the following:
- a CDS encoding nitrilase family protein, with product MKNIRVASVQFEHTSGDKQENFRKIRHFTEEASRREAEIIVFPECCITGYWFLRKLTKDELAALAEPIFEGPSSQELLSLARFYRMTIGAGLVEIADDGKLYNTYVVAMPDGQCRRHRKIHCFISEHMSSGSEYTVFDTPHGCRVGVLICYDNNIGENVRVTALMGAEILLAPHQTGGCKTASPYAMGLVDPALWHNRHSDPRAIEDELRGDKGRGWLMRWLPARAHDNGLFLVFSNGVGVDDDEIRTGNAMVLDPYGRIITETWKAGDDMVVADLDASLQEKSTGRRWIRTRRPELYEPLTRPTGIEQDTRKVRFEK